Part of the Paenibacillus sp. YPG26 genome, GCTTGTGACATAGAAGGGGATGTCCCTGCTCCTCAGATAACCCAGGAATTCACGAAAACCTTCCCGTATACCAGCCTGGTTGAGCACGAACTCAAGAATCTCTTCACGTCTGTCAGAAGGGAGCAGCGCGAACATGGCACCGACGCCCTCATGGATCGACAGCTCTCCGGCAACCGTCCGCTCCATGATCGGTTCGTAGCCCTCAGGCTTGAAATGCTTCATAATCGCTACAATATTGTCGCTGTTCGTGATGGTTCCGTCGAAATCACAGAAGACGACGGGCTCTAAGTTAGAACTCATTTCTTGCCTCCCCAAATGTTGAGAGCTCCTTGAAGCTCGGGATTGGTCGTGGCTGCCTCTTCCAGAGATATGCCCTTCAGACTAGCATCGATGGCTTGGAGGAACGCTTGTCCGCCGGCAGCGGCGCCGCCCGGGTGACCATGGATGCCTCCACCGGCATTAACAACGACATCATTGCCGAAATCAGCAAGCAGTTGAGGTACAAGACCTGGATGAATACCCGCGGAAGGAACAGGGAAGCTGGTCTTCTGCGGTAGATCAATCCGTACAAGCTCATGGCGGATCGCCAGATTCTCTTCCCTTGGCATCACGACGGAACCATAAGGGGAAGGGAAGAGCACCAGATCCGCACCTGCCGTACGCATCAGCTTGCCAAGCAGCAGTGAAGCAGAAATCCCGTACTGGGGTGATGGATAGAGCGCTCCTGCGAGAGAAGGATGGGCAGCAATAGGAATCCGGATATCCGGGTCACCGCTCAGTTCCTGAAGAACATCCAGTCCGTAAGCAAGCGGGCTGAACAGCAGGGCAGTCGCCCCGGCGTTCATAGCTTTGAGGGCCTGGCTTCGGAGCTGCGAAGTGGGTCCGGTCAAATTCACCGCGTACAGCAGCTTCTTGCCTGTCGTCCGCTCTGCTTCTTCTGCAGCTTTCCTGCATACCTCGGCTCTTCGTTCGATCGGGGTAAGCGGGTTCTCGAACAGAATTTCATCGTCCTTAATCAAGTCTACGCCGCCCAGCGCCTGAGCCAGGAACTGTTCCTTCAGCCCTTCAAGATCATATCCAACCACAGATTTGAAAATGCTCATCAGAAGGGGCCGTTCAGGTGCAGCAAGAAGGCTGCGAATGCCCGGAATCCCGAATTTGGGACCAGGGAAGCCTGTAAGGAAGTCATCCGAGAAGCCCAGATCCAGAAGTTTAATCTGCCCATCCATAGAGATTTTGCCAAATGCCGTGATCAGCAAGGCTGGAAGGTCTCTGGTAAAGTTGATGTCCGGGTAAGCAATCGTCACGTCGGCATACCGTTCAGATTCTTTGGAACTTTCATGCTCCTCAATGTGAACGACATGGCCAAGGTGCTTCCGCATGCTCTCCTGCTTGAGCTGTGGAAGCTCTGTCCAGCTGCCGACTGTCATGCCTACGGCGATGGATTCTGCTTTGCGGCGGAAGTCTGCTTTGGCGTCATGAATTCTGTAAGTGGCCGTGCAATAGCTCATGATAGTGCCTCCTCTACAGCTGCACCCATCTCGCGGGAACGTTCTGCACAGCGACGTACAGCTGCTTTGACCGTCTCGGTGAAGCCGGCGCCTTCAAACACCTCAAGAGCAGCCTGAGTGGAGCCATTAGGTGAGGTGATGGCTTTGCGAAGACTGGCGGGGTCTTCACCTGTCTGTATCATCATGTTCGCAGCACCAAGAACAGTCTGCACAGTAAGCTCGCGAGCTTGCTCCGCACTTAATCCGCCTTCAATGCCTCCAGCGATCATCGCTTCCATCATGTAGTAGATGTAAGCTGGTCCGCTGCCGGATATTCCGGTTAGAATGTCCATTTGTTCTTCTGGGATTACGCTAACAAGGCCGACTGCCTTGAAGATCGAGAGGACCTGCTGGCTGTGCTCCTCAGATACCTCACTCGAGAAGGCGATGCCGGTTGCTCCAAGTCCTATGGAGCTTGAGGTGTTGGGCATGGTACGTGCAACGGGCTGTGTACGGCCGAGCAGAGCATGAATCGTATTGATCGATAGACCTGCAATGACAGAAATGATAAGCTGGTCGTCGCGAAGGAGGGGGCCAAGCGCCTTAAGCGCTTCGCCGGCATCCTTAGGCTTCATGGCAAGCACCAGAATAGAGGCTTCCTGCAGAAGCTTCTCCTTTGTCTGGGCGTCTGAGGCAGCCCGTACCCCATAAGTATTGTGCAGGAATTCAATCCGCTCCTGACTGCTGCGGTTGATCATGGAGATTTGGTCAGGCTTGGCGACAGCTGTATTGATAAGACCGCGGACAATTGCCTCGGCCATGGATCCCGCGCCATAGAAGCAGATGTTCAACTGATCTGTAATGGACCCGGATGACGGGTTGGATCGATCGGACATGGTAGTCTCTCCTCCTTTATTGACGAATTTGGCCGCTGCCTTGAATAGTGTATTTACTCGAAGTGAGGGCTGGAAGTCCCATTGGGCCCCGTGCATGAAGCTTCTGGGTACTGATGCCGATTTCTGCTCCGAATCCGAACTCGAATCCGTCGGTGAAGCGGGTGGAGGCATTATGATAGACTGCGGCCGCATCAATCTCGTTCAAGAACCGGACCGTATTCTCTTCATTAGCAGTGACGATACACTCAGAATGCTTGGTGCCATACTTTGAGATGTGCGCCAGAGCCTCGTCGAGGTGGGACACCACTTTGATATTGAGAATGTAATCATTATATTCAGTAGCATAATCCTGTTCAGCAGCTTCTTTGGCCCATGGTACCAGCTGAAGGGTTAACGGACATCCGCGAAGCTCTACTTTGGCTTCCTTGAAGGCTTCCGCCAGATCCATTAAATGAGCCGCCGCGAATGATTCGTGAACCAGCAAGGTCTCCATAGCGTTGCAGACAGATGGGCGCTGCACTTTGGCATTCAGCGAGATTTCCTTGGCCATCTGCGGAT contains:
- the proC gene encoding pyrroline-5-carboxylate reductase translates to MSDRSNPSSGSITDQLNICFYGAGSMAEAIVRGLINTAVAKPDQISMINRSSQERIEFLHNTYGVRAASDAQTKEKLLQEASILVLAMKPKDAGEALKALGPLLRDDQLIISVIAGLSINTIHALLGRTQPVARTMPNTSSSIGLGATGIAFSSEVSEEHSQQVLSIFKAVGLVSVIPEEQMDILTGISGSGPAYIYYMMEAMIAGGIEGGLSAEQARELTVQTVLGAANMMIQTGEDPASLRKAITSPNGSTQAALEVFEGAGFTETVKAAVRRCAERSREMGAAVEEALS
- a CDS encoding 2,3-diketo-5-methylthiopentyl-1-phosphate enolase, yielding MSYCTATYRIHDAKADFRRKAESIAVGMTVGSWTELPQLKQESMRKHLGHVVHIEEHESSKESERYADVTIAYPDINFTRDLPALLITAFGKISMDGQIKLLDLGFSDDFLTGFPGPKFGIPGIRSLLAAPERPLLMSIFKSVVGYDLEGLKEQFLAQALGGVDLIKDDEILFENPLTPIERRAEVCRKAAEEAERTTGKKLLYAVNLTGPTSQLRSQALKAMNAGATALLFSPLAYGLDVLQELSGDPDIRIPIAAHPSLAGALYPSPQYGISASLLLGKLMRTAGADLVLFPSPYGSVVMPREENLAIRHELVRIDLPQKTSFPVPSAGIHPGLVPQLLADFGNDVVVNAGGGIHGHPGGAAAGGQAFLQAIDASLKGISLEEAATTNPELQGALNIWGGKK